A genomic window from Triticum urartu cultivar G1812 chromosome 7, Tu2.1, whole genome shotgun sequence includes:
- the LOC125520682 gene encoding uncharacterized protein LOC125520682 isoform X1, which produces MVFLPLLFQASIFEALTQSFQVAFALRHYSLTEAELPPSRRRSLFTLATAMTIFSSRAFNVAPLIPICKQMINDKTGDPFLHIVDDSKLQAVKDSPDNPSKIYGSPEDNASALKALEAIEVSENQSRECIVSTIMNNIANIIDAELHSVRSQLLSDFAPDDMCPMSNQFFEESAEHSVSGSHENGHHEEAMLIDLGNENDIFGEASGSTATSATSVPTADLMSIDQLLETVGADPAHHTEKSFVSADMPYMEMTSQCEALTMGKQQKMSTFMSFQTNMQAAPLPSHQPNQMEMALFHDPPLPQQAGAQSTNPFADDNFKAYPEYTNTSNPQPADDPFQQHFLKLPASSPYDHFLRAAGC; this is translated from the exons ATGGTTTTCCTTCCTTTGCTCTTCCAGGCATCCATTTTTGAGGCTCTTACTCAGAGCTTTCAGGTTGCATTTGCTTTGAGGCACTATTCACTAACTGAAGCAG AATTACCACCATCTCGACGCCGCTCCTTGTTTACTCTGGCTACAGCCATGACAATTTTCTCTTCAAGAGCTTTCAATGTGGCACCTCTTATTCCAATCTGTAAACAGATGATTAATGACAAAACG GGCGATCCATTCCTCCATATAGTGGATGATAGTAAACTTCAGGCTGTGAAAGATTCCCCTGATAACCCATCGAAAATATACGGATCACCAGAGGACAATGCTAGCGCGTTGAAGGCCCTTGAAGCAATAGAAGTATCAGAAAATCAATCTCGAGAGTGCATCGTCTCTACAATCATGAACAATATAGCAAATATTATTGAT GCAGAGTTGCACAGTGTGAGAAGCCAACTGCTAAGTGACTTTGCTCCCGATGACATGTGCCCAATGAGCAATCAGTTCTTTGAAGAATCTGCTGAGCATTCAGTATCAGGATCTCATGAGAATGGCCACCATGAAGAG GCTATGCTGATTGACCTGGGAAATGAGAACGATATCTTTGGGGAAGCTTCAGGAAGTACAGCAACTTCTGCAACATCTGTACCTACTGCAGATCTTATGAGTATTGATCAGCTTCTCGAAACA GTCGGCGCAGACCCTGCACATCATACGGAAAAATCTTTCGTGTCAGCAGACATGCCATACATGGAAATGACGAGCCAATGCGAAGCCCTGACGATGGGGAAACAGCAGAAGATGTCTACCTTCATGAGCTTCCAGACGAACATGCAAGCAGCTCCCCTGCCAAGCCACCAGCCCAACCAGATGGAGATGGCTCTTTTCCATGATCCGCCGTTGCCTCAG CAGGCCGGGGCGCAGAGCACCAACCCGTTCGCTGACGACAACTTCAAGGCTTACCCTGAGTACACGAACACCAGCAACCCGCAGCCGGCAGACGATCCCTTCCAGCAACATTTCCTGAAGCTGCCGGCGTCAAGCCCCTACGACCACTTCCTCAGGGCTGCTGGCTGCTGA
- the LOC125520682 gene encoding uncharacterized protein LOC125520682 isoform X2 yields the protein MVFLPLLFQASIFEALTQSFQVAFALRHYSLTEAELPPSRRRSLFTLATAMTIFSSRAFNVAPLIPICKQMINDKTGDPFLHIVDDSKLQAVKDSPDNPSKIYGSPEDNASALKALEAIEVSENQSRECIVSTIMNNIANIIDAELHSVRSQLLSDFAPDDMCPMSNQFFEESAEHSVSGSHENGHHEEAMLIDLGNENDIFGEASGSTATSATSVPTADLMSIDQLLETVGADPAHHTEKSFVSADMPYMEMTSQCEALTMGKQQKMSTFMSFQTNMQAAPLPSHQPNQMEMALFHDPPLPQAGAQSTNPFADDNFKAYPEYTNTSNPQPADDPFQQHFLKLPASSPYDHFLRAAGC from the exons ATGGTTTTCCTTCCTTTGCTCTTCCAGGCATCCATTTTTGAGGCTCTTACTCAGAGCTTTCAGGTTGCATTTGCTTTGAGGCACTATTCACTAACTGAAGCAG AATTACCACCATCTCGACGCCGCTCCTTGTTTACTCTGGCTACAGCCATGACAATTTTCTCTTCAAGAGCTTTCAATGTGGCACCTCTTATTCCAATCTGTAAACAGATGATTAATGACAAAACG GGCGATCCATTCCTCCATATAGTGGATGATAGTAAACTTCAGGCTGTGAAAGATTCCCCTGATAACCCATCGAAAATATACGGATCACCAGAGGACAATGCTAGCGCGTTGAAGGCCCTTGAAGCAATAGAAGTATCAGAAAATCAATCTCGAGAGTGCATCGTCTCTACAATCATGAACAATATAGCAAATATTATTGAT GCAGAGTTGCACAGTGTGAGAAGCCAACTGCTAAGTGACTTTGCTCCCGATGACATGTGCCCAATGAGCAATCAGTTCTTTGAAGAATCTGCTGAGCATTCAGTATCAGGATCTCATGAGAATGGCCACCATGAAGAG GCTATGCTGATTGACCTGGGAAATGAGAACGATATCTTTGGGGAAGCTTCAGGAAGTACAGCAACTTCTGCAACATCTGTACCTACTGCAGATCTTATGAGTATTGATCAGCTTCTCGAAACA GTCGGCGCAGACCCTGCACATCATACGGAAAAATCTTTCGTGTCAGCAGACATGCCATACATGGAAATGACGAGCCAATGCGAAGCCCTGACGATGGGGAAACAGCAGAAGATGTCTACCTTCATGAGCTTCCAGACGAACATGCAAGCAGCTCCCCTGCCAAGCCACCAGCCCAACCAGATGGAGATGGCTCTTTTCCATGATCCGCCGTTGCCTCAG GCCGGGGCGCAGAGCACCAACCCGTTCGCTGACGACAACTTCAAGGCTTACCCTGAGTACACGAACACCAGCAACCCGCAGCCGGCAGACGATCCCTTCCAGCAACATTTCCTGAAGCTGCCGGCGTCAAGCCCCTACGACCACTTCCTCAGGGCTGCTGGCTGCTGA